One window of Bifidobacterium pseudocatenulatum DSM 20438 = JCM 1200 = LMG 10505 genomic DNA carries:
- the pstB gene encoding phosphate ABC transporter ATP-binding protein PstB, giving the protein MGQRIDVNHLNIYYGDFLAVEDVNINIEANKVTAFIGPSGCGKSTVLRTLDRMHEIIPGAHCEGEVLLEGKNLYDKDIDPVAVRRDVGMVFQRANPFPTMSIRENVLAGVKLNNRKISKSDADDLVEWALRGANLWNEVKDRLDNPGIGLSGGQQQRLCIARAVAVHPQVLLMDEPCSALDPISTLAVEDLINELKNDYTIVIVTHNMQQAARIADYTAFFNLKAVGQPGHLEYFTDTTTMFNNPQNEEAERYVSGRFG; this is encoded by the coding sequence ATGGGACAACGTATTGATGTCAATCATCTGAACATCTACTACGGCGACTTCCTGGCCGTTGAAGATGTGAACATCAACATCGAAGCCAACAAGGTCACCGCTTTCATCGGACCTTCCGGCTGTGGCAAGTCCACGGTGCTGCGCACGCTCGACCGCATGCACGAGATCATTCCGGGCGCTCACTGCGAAGGCGAGGTGCTGCTGGAAGGCAAGAACCTGTACGACAAAGACATCGACCCGGTTGCCGTGCGTCGCGATGTCGGCATGGTGTTCCAGCGTGCGAACCCGTTCCCGACCATGTCTATCCGCGAGAACGTGCTCGCTGGTGTGAAGCTTAACAACCGCAAGATTTCGAAGTCCGATGCGGACGATCTGGTTGAGTGGGCTTTGCGTGGTGCCAACCTGTGGAACGAGGTCAAGGATCGTCTTGACAATCCGGGCATTGGCCTTTCCGGCGGTCAGCAGCAGCGTCTGTGCATCGCCCGCGCCGTGGCCGTACACCCGCAGGTACTGCTGATGGACGAGCCGTGCTCCGCTCTTGACCCGATTTCGACGCTGGCTGTCGAGGATCTGATCAACGAGCTGAAGAACGACTACACCATCGTGATCGTGACGCATAACATGCAGCAGGCCGCCCGTATCGCCGACTACACGGCCTTCTTCAACCTGAAGGCCGTCGGTCAGCCGGGTCACCTCGAGTACTTCACTGACACGACCACCATGTTCAACAACCCCCAGAACGAAGAAGCCGAGCGCTACGTATCGGGACGCTTTGGCTGA
- a CDS encoding NCS2 family permease codes for MEKFFHLKENGTTVSTEVMAGLTTFFAMSYIIIVNPQILSQTGMPWGGVFLATIIAAIAGTLVMGLFANVPYAQAAGMGLNAFFTYTVCFGLGFTWQQTLCMVFLCGLINILITVTKIRKIIIQAIPEVLQNAIGGGIGLFVAYVGFLNVGFFTFTTKADAKNGDTVQATPGLAVMNNPTIWLFIIGLFLAIILTVLKVRGGMLIAIAVTAVAGIPMGQTTMANSLSIGDTFAQLPQTFGAIFSAEGFPSLFSDMSKLPIILLTIFAFSMSDTFDTIGTFIGTGRRTGIFSAEDEQALENGSGFSSKMDKALFADSIATSIGAICGTSNTTTYVESSAGIAAGGRTGLTSVVVAICFALSAFLSPVISAIPSAATAGVLVVVGCMMASSLKEIDWGDISEAVPAFFASVFMAFSYSISYGIAGGFITYCLIKTCKGKAKEVHPVIWVVSLLFILDFIITAIL; via the coding sequence ATGGAAAAGTTCTTCCATCTTAAGGAGAACGGCACCACCGTGTCCACTGAGGTCATGGCCGGTCTGACCACGTTCTTCGCAATGTCGTACATCATCATCGTCAACCCACAGATCCTGTCGCAAACGGGCATGCCGTGGGGCGGCGTGTTCCTCGCAACCATCATCGCAGCCATCGCGGGCACGCTTGTCATGGGCCTGTTCGCCAACGTTCCGTACGCTCAGGCCGCCGGCATGGGCCTCAACGCGTTCTTCACCTACACCGTTTGCTTCGGCCTCGGCTTCACCTGGCAGCAGACCCTGTGCATGGTGTTCCTGTGCGGCCTGATCAACATTCTGATCACCGTCACCAAGATTCGTAAGATCATCATCCAAGCCATTCCGGAAGTGCTGCAGAACGCCATCGGCGGCGGCATCGGCCTGTTCGTGGCCTACGTCGGCTTTCTGAACGTCGGCTTCTTCACCTTCACCACCAAGGCCGACGCCAAGAACGGCGATACCGTGCAGGCCACCCCAGGTCTGGCCGTCATGAACAATCCGACCATCTGGCTGTTCATCATCGGCCTGTTCCTCGCCATCATCCTCACCGTGCTCAAGGTGCGCGGCGGCATGCTGATCGCCATCGCGGTCACCGCCGTCGCCGGCATTCCAATGGGTCAGACCACCATGGCCAACTCCCTCTCCATCGGCGACACTTTCGCCCAGCTGCCGCAGACCTTTGGCGCTATCTTCAGCGCCGAAGGCTTCCCATCGCTGTTCTCCGACATGTCGAAGCTGCCGATCATCCTGCTGACGATCTTCGCGTTCTCCATGTCCGACACCTTCGACACCATCGGCACGTTCATCGGCACCGGCCGCCGCACCGGCATCTTCTCCGCGGAAGACGAGCAAGCCCTCGAAAACGGTTCCGGCTTCTCCTCCAAGATGGACAAGGCCCTGTTCGCCGATTCGATCGCAACCTCCATCGGCGCCATCTGCGGCACCTCCAACACCACCACGTATGTGGAATCCTCCGCAGGTATCGCCGCTGGCGGCCGCACCGGCTTGACCTCCGTGGTCGTGGCTATCTGCTTCGCCCTGTCCGCCTTCCTCTCCCCGGTCATCTCCGCCATTCCGTCCGCCGCAACCGCAGGCGTGCTCGTGGTGGTGGGCTGCATGATGGCGTCCTCGCTGAAGGAAATCGACTGGGGCGATATCTCCGAGGCCGTACCGGCGTTCTTCGCCTCCGTATTCATGGCGTTCAGCTACTCCATCTCCTACGGCATCGCCGGCGGCTTCATCACCTACTGCCTGATCAAGACCTGCAAGGGCAAGGCCAAGGAAGTGCATCCGGTGATCTGGGTTGTGTCGCTGCTGTTCATTCTGGACTTCATCATCACCGCAATCCTGTAA
- the rplL gene encoding 50S ribosomal protein L7/L12 has translation MAKYTNDELLEAFGEMTLVELSEFVKAFEEKFDVEAAAPAAVAVAAPGAAAPAEEEKDEFDVILSAVGDKKIQVIKAVRAITSLGLAEAKALVDGAPKAVLEKAKKEDAEKAKSQLEEAGATVELK, from the coding sequence ATGGCTAAGTACACCAACGATGAGCTGCTCGAAGCTTTCGGTGAGATGACCCTGGTTGAGCTCTCCGAGTTCGTCAAGGCTTTCGAAGAGAAGTTCGACGTCGAGGCTGCCGCTCCGGCTGCTGTCGCCGTTGCCGCTCCGGGCGCTGCTGCTCCGGCTGAGGAAGAGAAGGACGAGTTCGACGTCATCCTCTCCGCCGTTGGCGACAAGAAGATCCAGGTCATCAAGGCCGTCCGCGCTATCACCTCCCTGGGTCTGGCTGAGGCCAAGGCTCTGGTCGACGGCGCTCCGAAGGCTGTCCTGGAGAAGGCCAAGAAGGAAGACGCTGAGAAGGCTAAGTCCCAGCTCGAAGAAGCCGGCGCTACCGTCGAGCTCAAGTGA
- the groES gene encoding co-chaperone GroES translates to MSISLTPLEDKIIVKQAEAETQTASGLFIPDNAKEKPQQGEVLAVGPGRRNDAGERIPVDVKVGDKVLYSKYGGTEVHYQGEDYLIVSARDILAILG, encoded by the coding sequence GTGTCGATCTCACTCACACCGTTGGAAGACAAGATCATCGTCAAGCAGGCGGAAGCCGAGACCCAGACCGCATCCGGTCTGTTCATTCCGGACAACGCCAAGGAGAAGCCGCAGCAGGGTGAAGTCCTGGCTGTCGGCCCGGGCCGTCGTAACGACGCCGGCGAGCGCATTCCGGTCGACGTCAAGGTCGGCGACAAGGTGCTGTACTCCAAGTATGGTGGCACCGAGGTGCACTATCAGGGTGAGGATTACCTGATCGTCTCCGCCCGCGATATTCTGGCCATTCTCGGCTGA
- a CDS encoding metal ABC transporter solute-binding protein, Zn/Mn family, which yields MHRITRIAIAALASVGMLASVAACGSGQSTSEKNGTIEVVASVNQWGTVAKTLGGDNVNVTSIINSTNVDAHDYEPTTSDIAKLQKAQVIIVNGAGYDAWAVKAAQTANATIVNAAEVGGVNDGENPHVWFSAEVRKAVAQAITKAYEQVDAAKKNDFDKMNDQWTAEENNVESKIAEVRQKTDGLAYAATESVASYLAEDMGLTDATPSGYARATANESEPTPTDIKQFTDALKAGEIKLLVVNTQEESELTGKITDAAKSVEVPMVELTEQMPEQYDSLTAWMEGLVDAFSQAIA from the coding sequence ATGCACCGTATTACGAGAATTGCGATTGCCGCACTTGCTTCTGTAGGAATGCTTGCGTCGGTTGCTGCGTGTGGAAGCGGCCAATCAACATCCGAAAAAAACGGAACCATCGAAGTGGTCGCTTCCGTGAATCAGTGGGGTACCGTGGCGAAAACCCTGGGCGGCGACAACGTCAACGTAACCAGCATCATCAATTCCACCAATGTGGATGCGCATGATTACGAGCCGACCACGTCGGATATCGCCAAACTGCAGAAAGCGCAAGTCATCATCGTCAATGGAGCCGGCTACGACGCATGGGCGGTCAAAGCGGCGCAAACCGCCAACGCAACCATCGTCAACGCCGCTGAAGTCGGCGGGGTGAACGACGGTGAGAATCCGCATGTCTGGTTCTCCGCCGAGGTGCGCAAGGCAGTGGCACAGGCGATCACCAAAGCGTACGAACAGGTCGACGCCGCGAAAAAGAACGATTTCGACAAGATGAACGACCAATGGACGGCTGAAGAAAACAACGTCGAAAGCAAAATCGCCGAAGTGAGACAGAAAACGGATGGATTGGCATACGCTGCAACGGAATCCGTGGCAAGCTATCTGGCGGAAGACATGGGGCTGACCGACGCAACGCCAAGCGGGTACGCGCGAGCCACCGCGAACGAAAGCGAGCCGACGCCAACGGATATCAAGCAGTTCACCGATGCGTTGAAGGCGGGCGAAATCAAACTGTTGGTGGTCAACACGCAAGAGGAAAGCGAGTTGACAGGCAAAATCACGGACGCTGCGAAATCCGTGGAAGTGCCCATGGTCGAACTGACCGAGCAAATGCCGGAACAATATGATTCCCTGACGGCGTGGATGGAAGGTCTTGTTGACGCCTTTTCGCAAGCCATTGCGTAG
- a CDS encoding UDP-N-acetylmuramate dehydrogenase, with translation MTNFADLTTIAVGGPIASFIEPTSRVGVIEAVEDADAKGLPLCVIGGGSNMLVADTPFDGVVVRDARHAVSVLDEAAPAENDEKIVHVNAEAGCNWDDFVDYCVGLGLEGVEGLSGIPGTVGASVVQNIGAYGQEVASSVESVEVWDRKDKQTKELTNQELHFGYRMSALKASMYSAPATPAADFFPTPRYVVLSVTFALHHSATGVVGYGQLAKALGVEVGERMSTTDIRNAVLNVRASKGMLEDSHRYLTEAMRGTKKSELVAIAHNAQRTQAGNDEPDYNRHSCGSFFMNPILTKEQAAKLPEDAPRFSATLPDGTPGVKTSAAWLIDHAGFHKGYKTSENATAGLSTMHTLALTNRGGASAADIVNLAKTVQDGVERAYDIRLVPEPVVIGMSLK, from the coding sequence ATGACTAATTTCGCAGATCTCACCACTATTGCCGTAGGCGGGCCAATCGCATCCTTTATTGAACCGACCTCGCGTGTCGGCGTTATTGAAGCCGTTGAAGATGCTGACGCCAAAGGCTTGCCGTTGTGCGTGATCGGAGGCGGATCCAACATGCTCGTGGCCGACACGCCGTTCGATGGCGTCGTGGTCCGTGATGCGCGACACGCCGTAAGTGTGCTTGATGAGGCAGCGCCTGCCGAAAACGACGAAAAAATCGTGCACGTCAACGCCGAAGCCGGATGCAATTGGGATGATTTCGTCGACTACTGCGTCGGGCTTGGCCTGGAAGGCGTGGAAGGACTTTCCGGCATTCCGGGCACCGTCGGCGCGTCGGTGGTGCAGAATATTGGCGCATACGGCCAAGAGGTCGCATCCAGCGTCGAAAGCGTGGAAGTCTGGGACCGCAAAGACAAGCAAACCAAAGAGCTCACCAATCAGGAACTGCATTTCGGTTACCGTATGAGTGCGCTCAAAGCCAGCATGTACAGCGCTCCGGCCACACCCGCAGCCGACTTCTTCCCGACGCCGCGTTACGTGGTGCTGTCCGTCACCTTCGCACTGCATCACAGCGCAACCGGCGTGGTCGGCTACGGGCAGCTCGCCAAGGCATTGGGCGTGGAAGTGGGCGAACGCATGTCGACAACGGATATTCGCAACGCGGTATTGAACGTACGTGCCTCCAAGGGCATGCTTGAGGATTCCCACCGTTACTTGACCGAAGCCATGCGCGGCACCAAAAAAAGCGAACTGGTCGCCATCGCGCATAATGCGCAGCGTACACAGGCAGGCAATGACGAACCCGACTATAATCGCCATAGCTGTGGCAGCTTCTTCATGAATCCGATTCTCACCAAAGAGCAGGCGGCAAAGCTTCCCGAAGATGCGCCGCGATTCAGCGCTACCCTGCCGGATGGCACGCCTGGAGTCAAAACGTCCGCAGCATGGCTTATCGATCATGCAGGCTTCCATAAAGGCTACAAAACCAGCGAAAACGCTACTGCGGGACTGTCCACCATGCATACGTTGGCGTTGACCAACCGAGGAGGAGCCTCAGCAGCCGATATCGTGAACCTTGCCAAAACCGTGCAGGATGGTGTCGAGCGGGCGTACGACATCCGTCTCGTTCCAGAGCCGGTCGTCATCGGCATGAGCCTCAAGTAA
- a CDS encoding FmdB family zinc ribbon protein, whose translation MPTYHYRCKNCNYDFTEQQSFTDDPITICPECGEEQVRKVYSAPPIEFKGSGFYRTDKSK comes from the coding sequence TTGCCTACTTATCATTACCGTTGCAAGAACTGCAACTACGATTTCACCGAGCAGCAGTCGTTCACCGACGACCCGATCACCATCTGCCCCGAATGCGGCGAGGAACAGGTCCGCAAGGTGTATTCCGCACCGCCGATCGAATTCAAGGGATCCGGTTTCTACCGCACCGACAAATCCAAGTGA
- a CDS encoding 5-formyltetrahydrofolate cyclo-ligase yields MTQNMQTDVAGDSTRDETATQRELKRQWRKNAIARRKRTSPEERMKAGQKLAEQARQANLIHSFTTVAAFASMGSEMSMTPMLQALFDSNCRVLVPRLGEGMDIGWSELDSVHDLRDQTNSDGSTNTHRPQEPSNSVCGPEALKNAGLIIVPAFAVDHEGFRLGRGGGWYDRALEYRAVGSRVVAVCWPWEPTDKPVPHEAHDIPVDGVLTPDGFTEVRQ; encoded by the coding sequence ATGACCCAGAATATGCAAACCGATGTCGCAGGAGACAGCACGCGTGACGAAACCGCAACGCAACGCGAGCTGAAACGGCAATGGCGCAAGAACGCAATCGCAAGAAGAAAACGGACAAGCCCTGAGGAACGGATGAAAGCCGGTCAAAAACTGGCAGAGCAGGCACGGCAGGCGAATCTCATCCATTCATTCACCACGGTGGCCGCATTCGCATCCATGGGCAGCGAAATGTCGATGACACCAATGCTGCAGGCGCTTTTCGATTCGAACTGCCGCGTACTCGTTCCACGTCTTGGAGAAGGCATGGATATTGGTTGGAGCGAACTTGACAGCGTCCACGATCTGCGCGATCAGACCAACAGCGACGGCTCCACCAACACACATCGTCCGCAGGAACCCAGCAACAGCGTATGCGGGCCCGAAGCGTTGAAAAACGCTGGACTGATCATCGTTCCCGCTTTTGCCGTCGATCATGAGGGATTCCGTTTGGGTCGTGGCGGAGGATGGTACGACCGGGCGCTTGAATACCGTGCGGTCGGATCGCGCGTGGTAGCGGTCTGCTGGCCCTGGGAGCCGACCGACAAGCCGGTGCCACATGAAGCGCACGACATTCCCGTTGACGGAGTGCTTACGCCGGATGGATTCACGGAGGTTCGCCAATAA
- the rpmG gene encoding 50S ribosomal protein L33: MASKSADIRPGITLACTECKERNYITTKNRRNTPDRLELKKFCSRCGKQTVHRETR; this comes from the coding sequence ATGGCAAGCAAGAGCGCCGACATTCGTCCGGGCATCACGCTGGCATGCACCGAGTGCAAGGAGCGTAACTACATCACGACGAAGAACCGCCGTAACACGCCGGATCGTCTTGAGCTGAAGAAGTTCTGCTCCCGCTGCGGCAAGCAGACCGTGCATCGCGAGACCCGCTGA
- a CDS encoding FHA domain-containing protein gives MSEDQRTAQQWTVKVDGTELKKLDSGESVEIGRKPLRPLVDDGFARLDIMDANKSMSKRHAIFSVDAQGNASVRDLKSTNGSFVVADNGQLMRLPADEDFQLPTTPMTLQFGDVRVTFERDIAQTVPETESHASASVSNLFSYAVSDEVPQEPDAVDMSVDDILNLRAGEPTALFNARNVANRVNFMQLAERQSFAPVRSNEPDYGDLPSVSLVQHNVVADNTPRDLFADAVAEQQAAEEAAKKNAAENEHEANQPESVQEVALPTQTATGNETEHDTIPVSKLFSAHPSKPIIVALPAEDNNMSEQQTEASHEQSNEIGEQSATIVEQTNDETPSQEETALQQADDERFRPHATQSQVASEPSPDETSAFKPVFEPGSVFDRVSKGELVKQEQTIEVDGLTSDDAKRTDDFTVQFEMARHPELLPFLAMNPSLYDDLYAWLGALGNTDIDAALSHNPGYTEYRKAVGK, from the coding sequence GTGAGCGAAGATCAACGAACGGCGCAGCAGTGGACCGTCAAGGTTGATGGAACCGAACTCAAGAAGCTGGACAGCGGCGAAAGCGTGGAAATCGGCCGTAAGCCGTTACGTCCTCTGGTGGATGATGGATTCGCGCGACTTGACATTATGGACGCAAACAAATCCATGTCGAAACGGCATGCCATTTTTTCAGTTGATGCGCAGGGCAATGCTTCCGTGCGTGATCTCAAGTCGACCAATGGTTCGTTCGTGGTGGCCGACAATGGCCAATTGATGCGTCTGCCGGCGGATGAGGATTTCCAATTGCCGACCACACCGATGACGCTGCAATTCGGTGACGTGCGCGTCACCTTCGAACGAGACATCGCACAGACAGTGCCTGAGACTGAGAGCCATGCGTCGGCTTCGGTCTCCAACCTGTTCTCCTACGCAGTGTCCGACGAGGTGCCGCAGGAGCCTGATGCGGTGGATATGTCGGTCGATGATATTCTCAACCTGCGTGCCGGCGAGCCGACCGCATTGTTCAACGCGCGCAACGTCGCCAATCGTGTTAATTTCATGCAACTTGCCGAGCGTCAGTCTTTTGCTCCCGTCCGTTCCAACGAGCCGGATTATGGAGATTTGCCGTCTGTTTCGCTGGTGCAGCATAACGTGGTCGCAGACAATACTCCGCGCGACCTGTTCGCGGATGCCGTGGCGGAACAGCAGGCCGCGGAGGAAGCCGCCAAGAAAAACGCTGCGGAAAACGAACATGAAGCGAATCAGCCGGAATCCGTGCAGGAAGTCGCATTGCCGACGCAAACCGCAACAGGTAACGAAACCGAGCATGACACGATTCCCGTGAGCAAGCTGTTCAGCGCGCATCCGAGTAAACCGATTATCGTGGCGTTGCCGGCTGAAGACAACAATATGTCGGAACAGCAGACAGAAGCATCGCACGAGCAGTCCAACGAAATAGGGGAGCAGTCTGCCACGATCGTGGAGCAGACAAACGACGAAACTCCAAGCCAAGAGGAAACAGCGTTGCAGCAGGCCGATGATGAGCGCTTCAGGCCACATGCTACACAATCGCAGGTTGCGAGCGAACCGTCGCCGGACGAAACCAGCGCGTTCAAGCCTGTTTTCGAACCCGGATCAGTGTTCGACCGCGTTTCCAAGGGCGAGCTCGTCAAGCAGGAGCAGACCATCGAAGTCGACGGGCTGACTTCGGATGATGCCAAGCGCACCGACGATTTCACCGTGCAGTTCGAGATGGCGCGTCATCCGGAACTGCTGCCATTCCTTGCCATGAACCCGTCACTATATGACGATCTGTATGCATGGCTGGGCGCATTGGGCAATACAGACATCGACGCGGCCCTGTCACATAATCCGGGGTATACGGAATACCGTAAAGCGGTAGGGAAGTGA
- the rplJ gene encoding 50S ribosomal protein L10 has protein sequence MKRPEKEAVIAQLTDKFRDADAIYLTEYRGLTVPQISELREKLGRDTSYTVAKNTLIRIAAKEAGVEGLDEILAGPTAVTFVKGDFIEAAKTLRDFAKTNKALIIKGGFADGTVYDAEGAKKLADLKSRPQLLAEFAGDIKATMSKAAYLFNALPTKAVRTIDALREKQEKAA, from the coding sequence ATGAAGAGGCCCGAAAAGGAAGCGGTGATCGCCCAGCTTACGGATAAGTTCCGTGACGCTGATGCTATCTACCTGACCGAGTACCGCGGGCTTACCGTTCCGCAGATCTCTGAACTGCGCGAAAAGCTAGGCCGCGATACTTCCTACACTGTGGCTAAGAACACGCTGATTCGCATCGCAGCCAAGGAAGCTGGCGTCGAAGGTCTCGATGAGATCCTCGCTGGTCCGACCGCTGTGACCTTCGTGAAGGGTGACTTCATCGAAGCTGCGAAGACCCTGCGTGACTTCGCCAAGACCAACAAGGCACTGATCATCAAGGGCGGCTTCGCTGATGGCACCGTCTACGATGCTGAAGGCGCCAAGAAGCTGGCAGACCTCAAGTCTCGCCCGCAGCTGCTCGCCGAGTTCGCCGGCGACATCAAGGCTACGATGTCCAAGGCCGCGTACCTGTTCAACGCTCTGCCGACCAAGGCCGTGCGTACGATCGATGCGCTCCGCGAGAAGCAGGAAAAGGCCGCCTGA
- a CDS encoding GNAT family N-acetyltransferase, translating to MMRSESNAIDVPRFIQSHGLHVPIILRPLTFDDCDEWNDIRWRNDDWLKPWESGDPLHGASMSFNEWVRAMRRNERNGTGVVFAIEQHGRIIGQISLGAICYGAMRTGVVGYWIDERCAGRGYAPMAVALLADWAMFDPSGPQLHRMEIDLLPENERSRKVALKVGACYEGVRTSYMFVNGQWRDHESYALLPECAPNGFTARLMDE from the coding sequence ATGATGCGTTCGGAATCCAATGCCATCGATGTTCCGCGGTTTATCCAATCGCACGGGCTCCACGTTCCCATAATCCTGCGGCCGCTGACCTTCGACGACTGTGACGAATGGAACGACATCCGTTGGCGTAATGACGACTGGCTGAAGCCGTGGGAATCCGGAGACCCGTTGCATGGTGCGTCGATGTCGTTCAATGAGTGGGTGCGTGCGATGCGGCGCAACGAGCGAAACGGCACCGGAGTGGTGTTCGCCATTGAGCAGCATGGGCGTATCATCGGCCAGATTTCGCTGGGAGCGATCTGTTATGGCGCCATGCGTACTGGTGTGGTCGGCTACTGGATCGACGAACGCTGCGCAGGTCGTGGATATGCTCCTATGGCCGTCGCGTTATTGGCTGATTGGGCGATGTTTGATCCTTCCGGACCGCAATTGCATCGTATGGAAATCGACCTGCTTCCCGAAAACGAGCGTTCCCGCAAGGTCGCGCTCAAGGTGGGAGCATGTTATGAGGGTGTGCGCACATCGTACATGTTCGTCAACGGGCAATGGCGTGATCATGAATCGTATGCGCTGCTACCGGAGTGCGCACCAAACGGTTTCACCGCGCGGTTGATGGACGAGTGA
- a CDS encoding flagella basal body P-ring formation protein FlgA: MVTFFHDLLQRLQGMDGRRTTDGTRTAPHRRRKNARLHRLLAAVCAGLAMFAALQCVRLTISTQPVVIAAQPIAKGSVITADSLALRDLPYDKALRNVFHDCADAVGLIAQVDVAEGGIVTSTMARASPVVSEGYTVIEVRLASSADNLSLGDVVTLSSATIFGEATPETSPDTDAVTLRELCSGAILTAKPSRDADGNTLAVFAMPPHEAATVLQAQENSAIIAIVSS; this comes from the coding sequence ATGGTGACCTTTTTTCATGATTTGTTGCAACGTCTGCAGGGCATGGATGGCAGGCGAACGACCGATGGCACGAGGACTGCGCCCCATCGGCGACGGAAGAATGCACGATTGCACCGGCTGCTCGCCGCGGTCTGTGCCGGACTTGCCATGTTCGCAGCCCTGCAGTGCGTGCGATTGACGATTTCCACGCAACCGGTTGTCATCGCAGCGCAGCCCATTGCGAAAGGCAGCGTGATTACCGCGGATTCGCTCGCATTGCGCGATCTTCCGTATGACAAGGCCTTACGTAACGTTTTCCATGATTGCGCCGATGCCGTCGGGCTAATCGCCCAAGTGGACGTTGCGGAAGGCGGCATCGTCACGTCGACCATGGCGCGTGCCTCTCCCGTTGTTTCCGAAGGATACACGGTAATCGAAGTGCGATTGGCAAGTTCCGCCGACAATCTGTCGCTTGGCGATGTCGTGACACTTTCCAGCGCCACGATATTCGGCGAGGCAACACCGGAAACATCCCCGGATACAGATGCCGTGACGCTGCGCGAATTATGCTCGGGCGCGATCCTGACCGCGAAACCCTCGCGCGATGCGGACGGCAACACCCTTGCGGTGTTTGCCATGCCTCCTCATGAAGCGGCGACCGTTTTGCAGGCTCAAGAGAACAGCGCGATTATCGCCATCGTCAGTTCGTGA